From a single Miscanthus floridulus cultivar M001 chromosome 8, ASM1932011v1, whole genome shotgun sequence genomic region:
- the LOC136477534 gene encoding transcription termination factor MTEF1, chloroplastic-like, with protein MAMLGRARLPPIVPLPPIATGAGGAGVEFRRKIHFLSSELHLDPFPLLAINPVLRSAPLPLLRDSLRLLTSHGLTARDAARVFSAFPSLLTSPPEEPLRFLSADAPLPPPLLRSAVVRSPRLLAASVPDTLRPALLFLRRRVMLRREPLPLTAALLLAFSVERTLLPKLLFLRDATGLDDSAVCAVLRRAPAILSYGIETNLTPKLQFLAERMRRDPAAELAEFPHYFAFSLEGRIKPRHEALRERGIEMPLKDMLTTNDDDFRERLVNVARL; from the coding sequence ATGGCTATGCTCGGCCGCGCACGCCTCCCACCTATCGTCCCCCTTCCACCCATCGCTACCGGCGCCGGTGGCGCCGGCGTGGAATTTCGCCGTAAGATCCATTTCCTCTCTTCAGAGCTCCACCTCGACCCGTTCCCGCTCCTCGCCATAAACCCCGTGCTCCGCTCGGCGCCGCTGCCGCTCCTCCGCGACTCCCTCCGCCTCCTCACCTCCCACGGCCTCACAGCCCGTGACGCCGCGCGCGTCTTCTCCGCCTTCCCCTCCCTCCTCACCTCCCCGCCTGAGGAGCCGCTCCGCTTCCTCTCCGCCGACGCACCTCTCCCGCCGCCGCTCCTCCGCTCCGCGGTGGTCCGGTCCCCACGCCTCCTGGCCGCATCCGTTCCCGACACGCTCCGCCCCGCGCTGCTCTTCCTCCGCCGCCGCGTAATGCTCCGCCGGGAGCCGCTCCCTCTCACCGCCGCGCTGCTCCTGGCGTTCTCCGTTGAGCGCACCCTCCTCCCCAAGCTCCTATTCCTCCGTGACGCTACGGGGCTCGACGACTCTGCCGTCTGCGCAGTTCTCAGGCGCGCGCCCGCCATCCTCTCCTACGGGATCGAGACCAACCTCACGCCTAAGCTCCAGTTCCTCGCCGAGCGCATGCGGAGGGACCCTGCCGCGGAGCTAGCCGAGTTCCCGCACTACTTTGCATTCAGTTTGGAGGGGAGGATCAAACCGAGGCACGAGGCTTTGAGGGAAAGGGGCATTGAGATGCCACTCAAGGACATGCTAACAACCAACGATGATGATTTCAGGGAGCGGCTTGTCAATGTGGCAAGGCTGTGA